The Coregonus clupeaformis isolate EN_2021a chromosome 13, ASM2061545v1, whole genome shotgun sequence genome includes a region encoding these proteins:
- the LOC121579536 gene encoding zinc finger BED domain-containing protein 4, whose product MDFRGYTLTSSLAPNLRRRGDRGATGLVLDRRKSTVWNYYIQLNEMYVECNICKRQLSFHNSTTTMREHLVRKHNIRDNAPPVLDNTAVAGAPIPATSIQPMAQPGFPCNISTTSATANTCMFQTDLHIVVKEEQQDADLSPEQGTAKRARITCAPPPDVGGGTNANPVSSQDLEPSNSNTGLLYSENNNFGDTYRSGTDVKESNDKRTGVLTDLILEMVYRDLQPLSVVEERGFRLLLSCLEPQYPVPSPSQLGSLLWHHYDVLKRHLQQYLQSGLAPRCITLCTEYWQSVAGCAVGAGGRLFVTVSAHFVDKDWRLARCVLQTCPMPNIREDTCERGLIQFGDTLKAVISEFHLPQSSVFCVVHDTPRISEARETENMGLPKEKENRIAGPGQSLQDLPEGWVALHCAGEALKLCIQEGLWMEPVRQALAEARRIISHFQHDAPAAAALIHKAEAANKAGACLVLDDPGRWATAIDMCESLLELKWVVSSVLEEQKAAPNLADHQWRLLQELVPVLKTVRIAASFLSEDINLSISALMPCLHGVSRVLEQHIAETSCPVARGVMETVRSGMERQWRLGEDEALLDSPAVLSSFLDPRFKELRFLSPHARSKLHDKVKELLSAQAQTEVEEMSRQRDKGGNDADCEEEREKEVRNKGLDNSQSTIAPLDSPVSCESNEEGDIIVLQQQLKGLSQTAPSHVSGEGLGEGSHCSAGNGPRRVAGLSSLLKEDLQPPVYRQVSPVPKSMYDILLGEDPTERMPEIHQQLENYIAEPLCKRSLSPLHWWRSKGASLPCRGQTCPYISGYPCYCCACRQSFCS is encoded by the coding sequence ATGGATTTCCGAGGGTACACCCTGACCAGCAGTCTGGCCCCAAATTTGAGGAGAAGGGGGGATCGGGGAGCAACAGGATTGGTTTTGGATAGGCGCAAGTCCACAGTTTGGAATTACTACATCCAGCTTAATGAGATGTATGTAGAGTGTAATATATGCAAGAGGCAGTTGTCTTTTCACAACAGCACTACAACAATGAGGGAGCACCTCGTCCGCAAACATAATATACGCGACAACGCGCCACCTGTACTTGATAACACAGCAGTGGCCGGGGCCCCGATTCCAGCTACATCAATCCAGCCGATGGCCCAGCCCGGATTCCCCTGCAACATCTCTACTACATCTGCTACAGCCAACACATGCATGTTCCAGACGGATTTGCACATAGTTGTAAAAGAGGAACAGCAGGATGCTGACTTATCTCCTGAACAAGGGACGGCCAAACGTGCACGAATCACATGTGCTCCTCCCCCAGATGTAGGAGGCGGTACCAATGCAAACCCTGTCTCCAGCCAAGATTTGGAACCGTCAAACTCAAATACTGGATTACTATACAGTGAGAACAACAACTTTGGTGATACCTACCGTAGTGGCACTGATGTCAAAGAATCCAATGACAAGCGTACTGGGGTCCTGACTGACCTAATATTGGAAATGGTGTACAGGGACTTGCAGCCACTGTctgtggtggaggagaggggatttCGTCTTCTGTTGAGCTGCTTAGAACCACAGTACCCAGtgccctctccctctcagctTGGCAGCCTTCTTTGGCATCACTATGATGTTCTGAAACGGCACCTGCAGCAGTATCTTCAGTCTGGCCTTGCTCCACGTTGCATAACACTTTGCACTGAATACTGGCAGTCAGTAGCAGGTTGTGCGGTGGGAGCAGGCGGCCGGCTCTTCGTCACTGTAAGTGCACATTTTGTTGACAAAGACTGGCGCTTGGCCCGTTGTGTGCTTCAGACCTGTCCCATGCCCAATATCAGAGAGGATACTTGTGAAAGAGGGCTCATTCAATTTGGGGACACCCTGAAGGCAGTTATCTCTGAATTCCATCTTCCCCAGAGCTCTGTTTTCTGTGTTGTGCATGATACTCCCAGGATCTCAGAGGCCAGAGAGACTGAGAATATGGGACTTCCGAAAGAAAAAGAAAATCGTATTGCTGGACCAGGCCAATCACTTCAGGATCTCCCAGAGGGCTGGGTAGCATTACACTGTGCAGGGGAAGCCCTCAAACTCTGCATCCAGGAAGGACTATGGATGGAACCTGTCAGACAGGCTCTTGCTGAGGCCCGCAGGATTATCTCACATTTCCAGCATGACGCACCTGCTGCCGCTGCCCTTATCCACAAGGCAGAGGCTGCGAATAAGGCAGGTGCTTGTCTGGTGCTGGATGACCCAGGGCGCTGGGCAACTGCTATCGACATGTGTGAGAGTCTGCTAGAGCTGAAGTGGGTAGTGAGCTCAGTTCTAGAGGAGCAGAAAGCTGCTCCAAATTTAGCAGACCACCAGTGGCGCCTCCTCCAGGAGCTGGTGCCAGTGCTTAAGACCGTGCGCATCGCTGCCTCCTTTTTGAGTGAGGACATCAATTTGTCCATCTCCGCCCTTATGCCGTGCCTGCATGGCGTATCTCGTGTCCTAGAGCAACATATCGCAGAGACCAGCTGCCCTGTGGCTCGAGGAGTCATGGAGACAGTGCGGTCAGGGATGGAGCGACAGTGGAGACTGGGTGAAGATGAGGCCTTACTGGACAGCCCTGCCGTCCTCTCCTCATTCCTGGATCCGAGGTTTAAGGAGCTGCGCTTCCTCAGCCCACATGCACGTAGTAAGCTGCACGACAAGGTCAAGGAGCTATTATCTGCTCAAGCACAAACAGAGGTGGAGGAAATGAGCAGACAGCGTGACAAAGGAGGTAATGATGCGGATTGCGAAGAGGAAAGGGAAAAGGAAGTGAGGAATAAGGGATTGGATAACTCACAGTCAACCATCGCTCCTCTGGATTCACCTGTGTCCTGTGAATCAAATGAAGAGGGGGACATTATTGTGCTGCAGCAACAGTTAAAGGGGCTGTCCCAGACTGCCCCGTCACACGTCAGTGGAGAGGGACTGGGTGAAGGCTCGCACTGCAGTGCTGGAAATGGTCCTAGGAGAGTAGCAGGACTGTCTAGCCTGTTAAAAGAAGACCTGCAGCCCCCTGTTTATAGGCAAGTGAGCCCTGTGCCCAAAAGCATGTACGACATACTGCTAGGAGAGGATCCCACTGAGCGAATGCCTGAGATACACCAACAGCTGGAGAACTACATCGCAGAGCCACTGTGCAAACGCAGCCTGTCACCTCTGCACTGGTGGCGCTCTAAAGGAGCATCGCTTCCCTGCCGTGGCCAGACTTGCCCGTACATTTCTGGCTATCCCTGCTACTGCTGTGCCTGCAGACAGAGCTTTTGCTCCTAG
- the LOC121579539 gene encoding alpha-soluble NSF attachment protein has translation MDNSGKEKEALALIAEADKKMKSSRGFGMLFGGSSRKYEEACDMYVRAANMFKMAKNWSAAGNAFSQAAHLHLQMDNKLDGAINLLDAGNAFKKADPQEAINCLNQAIEIYTDMGRFTIAAKHHISIAEIYESELLDVDKAIAHYEQAADYYKGEESNSAANKCLLKVATYAAQLEQYQKAIEIYEQIGTYAMDSVLLKYGAKDHFFKAALCHFCVDMLNARLSVQRYEEMFPAFSDARECKLVKKLLDAYEEQDVDAFTDAVKDFDSISRLDQWNTTMLLRIKKQIQDDESDLR, from the exons ATGGATAATTCCGGGAAAGAGAAGGAGGCTTTGGCTCTCATCGCTGAGGCTGATAAAAAGATGAAATCCTCACGAGGATTTGGGATGTTGTTCGG AGGTTCATCCCGGAAGTATGAGGAAGCGTGTGACATGTATGTGAGGGCAGCAAACATGTTCAAAATGGCCAAAAATTGGAGTG CTGCTGGCAACGCATTCTCCCAAGCAGCACACCTCCATCTGCAGATGGACAACAAACTTGATGGAGCCATCAATTTACTTGATGCAGGCAATGCTTTCAAAAAAGCAGACCCACAAG AGGCCATCAACTGCCTGAACCAAGCCATTGAAATTTACACCGACATG GGCCGTTTCACCATTGCAGCCAAACACCATATATCTATTGCTGAGATCTACGAGAGTGAGCTATTAGACGTTGATAAG GCCATTGCTCACTATGAACAGGCTGCAGATTACTACAAAGGGGAGGAGTCAAACAG TGCTGCAAATAAGTGCCTTTTGAAAGTGGCCACCTATGCTGCCCAACTGGAACAGTACCAGAAAGCCATTGAGATTTATGAACAG ATCGGAACATATGCAATGGACAGCGTCCTGTTGAAGTATGGAGCTAAAGACCACTTCTTTAAAGCAGCTCTTTGTCACTTCTGTGTGGACATGCTTAATGCAAGG CTGTCTGTACAGAGATATGAGGAAATGTTTCCAGCCTTCTCAGACGCTAGAGAATGCAAACTGGTTAAG AAACTTCTAGATGCATATGAGGAACAGGATGTGGATGCATTCACCGATGCG GTGAAGGACTTTGACTCCATCTCAAGATTGGATCAGTGGAACACCACTATGTTACTTAGGATCAAGAAACAAATACAGGATGATGAGAGCGACCTTCGCTAA